One segment of Phoenix dactylifera cultivar Barhee BC4 unplaced genomic scaffold, palm_55x_up_171113_PBpolish2nd_filt_p 002772F, whole genome shotgun sequence DNA contains the following:
- the LOC120109788 gene encoding prolyl 4-hydroxylase 1-like → YGYNDQLHVSTVTFLWLAQAIEKRIAVFSQVPAENGELIQVLRYEKNQYYKPHHDYFADTFNLKRGGQRIATMLMYLSDNVEGGEHIFLWLEMVNAVVEER, encoded by the exons TATGGTTACAATGATCAACTTCATGTATCAACAGTTACTTTTCTTTGGTTAGCCCAGGCAATTGAAAAGCGGATTGCTGTCTTTTCTCAAGTCCCTGCTGAGAATGGAGAGCTCATTCAAGTACTGCG GTATGAAAAAAATCAATATTACAAACCGCATCATGATTACTTTGCTGACACT TTCAACTTGAAGCGTGGAGGGCAACGTATAGCAACAATGCTCATGTATTTAAGCGATAATGTTGAAGGGGGTGAACATATTTTCCTTTG GCTGGAAATGGTGAATGCAGTTGTGGAGGAAAGATGA